In Nitratiruptor sp. YY09-18, a single window of DNA contains:
- the csm3 gene encoding type III-A CRISPR-associated RAMP protein Csm3 — translation MEIVKLKGKIKVVTGLHIGGGDDVMKIGGIDNGVIKDVNTDRPYIPGSSLKGKMRSLLEWHFGLVGISNGEPFSSKYLNDPKFQSEEDRKNAINLLKLFGDKDDEDGKIGITRISVGDCFLTEEFEQKTDKDEIKLTEAKYENVIDRATGTAKHPRQTERVVAGVEFNYDIRIKVLPTDDKEEFINIVETALKLIEDDYLGGNGSRGYGRVKFIKE, via the coding sequence ATGGAAATAGTTAAACTTAAAGGAAAAATAAAAGTAGTTACAGGACTTCATATTGGTGGCGGTGATGATGTTATGAAAATTGGTGGTATTGATAATGGTGTTATAAAAGATGTCAATACAGATAGACCTTACATTCCCGGTAGTTCACTAAAAGGGAAGATGAGAAGTCTTTTAGAGTGGCACTTTGGATTAGTTGGTATAAGTAATGGAGAACCTTTTAGTTCTAAATATTTAAACGATCCTAAGTTTCAAAGCGAAGAAGATAGGAAAAATGCAATAAACCTTCTTAAACTTTTTGGCGATAAAGATGATGAAGATGGAAAAATAGGGATTACAAGAATAAGTGTAGGTGATTGCTTTTTAACAGAAGAGTTTGAGCAAAAAACTGATAAAGATGAGATAAAACTTACCGAAGCTAAGTATGAAAATGTAATAGATAGAGCAACAGGAACTGCTAAACATCCAAGACAAACAGAAAGGGTTGTTGCGGGGGTTGAATTTAATTATGATATAAGAATTAAAGTATTACCAACAGATGATAAAGAAGAGTTTATCAATATTGTAGAGACTGCATTAAAACTTATAGAAGATGATTATCTTGGAGGGAATGGAAGTAGAGGATATGGTAGAGTAAAGTTTATTAAGGAATAG
- the csm5 gene encoding type III-A CRISPR-associated RAMP protein Csm5 → MKKYRLKLTALTPIHIGTGEVYEPTNFIIDDGYLYEFDEIKFYKNLPQQDKEQFKKVVSKSGYESLFELHKFIKSRKEYAKKAYIKKVQVTKSFAKDYEKKIGRADQNEGGRRIDPRKVFNRFEIEKTIRFNNRPNNVYIPGSSLKGSISTAYQEYIYKKDKKKWEKWFKNSNPSQNLFKELSIADAIPLKAYSIIGYALNKERFEEDDQGPTIKLETIFSNEKQQSIFETDLTIKDFYDLDKEVDIKEIQKACNEHYLPIFEQMFKPYATFKGKKVDDFTNEYYSDAFYEKYKNFKPKENQFLIRVGKYSQARAVTIDGMRKIRVKVSGGGPRRKPNKWETLDQETTTWMFGVSERSNQNLLPFGWVLCEVIDQGK, encoded by the coding sequence ATGAAGAAGTATAGACTTAAATTAACTGCTCTAACACCTATACATATAGGAACAGGCGAAGTATACGAACCTACAAATTTTATAATTGATGATGGATATCTTTATGAGTTTGATGAAATTAAATTTTACAAAAATTTACCACAGCAAGATAAAGAGCAATTTAAAAAAGTAGTATCAAAAAGTGGATATGAATCACTTTTTGAGCTTCATAAATTTATAAAATCAAGAAAAGAGTATGCAAAAAAAGCATATATTAAAAAAGTTCAAGTAACCAAGAGCTTTGCAAAAGATTATGAAAAGAAAATAGGAAGAGCTGATCAAAACGAGGGTGGAAGAAGAATAGATCCTCGAAAAGTTTTTAATAGATTTGAGATAGAAAAAACTATTAGATTCAACAATAGACCAAACAATGTATACATACCCGGAAGTTCTCTAAAGGGTTCTATTTCAACTGCTTATCAAGAGTATATTTATAAAAAAGATAAAAAAAAATGGGAGAAATGGTTTAAAAATAGCAATCCATCTCAAAATCTTTTTAAAGAATTAAGTATTGCAGATGCTATTCCTTTAAAAGCATATTCTATTATAGGATATGCCCTAAATAAAGAGAGATTTGAAGAAGATGACCAAGGACCAACTATTAAACTTGAAACAATCTTTTCAAATGAAAAACAGCAAAGCATTTTTGAAACAGATTTGACTATAAAAGATTTTTATGATTTAGATAAAGAAGTAGATATTAAAGAGATACAAAAAGCTTGTAATGAGCACTATCTACCAATATTTGAACAAATGTTTAAACCGTATGCAACTTTTAAAGGTAAAAAAGTAGATGACTTTACAAACGAATACTATAGCGATGCTTTTTATGAAAAATATAAAAATTTCAAACCAAAAGAGAATCAATTTTTAATTAGAGTTGGCAAATACTCCCAAGCAAGAGCGGTAACTATAGATGGTATGAGAAAAATAAGAGTAAAAGTTAGTGGCGGAGGACCAAGAAGAAAACCAAATAAATGGGAAACACTCGATCAAGAAACTACAACTTGGATGTTTGGAGTTAGCGAAAGAAGCAATCAAAATTTATTACCATTTGGTTGGGTATTGTGTGAAGTGATAGACCAAGGAAAATAG
- the csm2 gene encoding type III-A CRISPR-associated protein Csm2, translating to MIVLNLKEDKELLNETAKEWAEKIKRTKKTQVRNFYDKVLELEEKIKKEDFDDVLPFIKMLNSKVAYAVNRRVASREFQEMIESCIKQIDTKEKFNTFKLFFEAVIGFYKGE from the coding sequence ATGATTGTGTTAAATTTAAAAGAAGATAAAGAGTTATTAAACGAAACGGCTAAAGAGTGGGCAGAAAAAATAAAAAGAACAAAAAAAACGCAAGTTAGAAACTTTTATGACAAAGTGCTTGAGCTGGAAGAGAAAATAAAAAAAGAGGATTTTGATGATGTATTGCCATTTATTAAGATGCTAAATTCCAAAGTTGCCTATGCGGTAAATAGAAGAGTAGCAAGCAGAGAATTTCAAGAGATGATTGAAAGTTGTATAAAGCAGATAGATACAAAAGAGAAATTTAATACATTCAAACTTTTTTTCGAAGCAGTAATCGGATTTTATAAAGGAGAGTAA
- the cas2 gene encoding CRISPR-associated endonuclease Cas2 — MQKNDYLVCYDISDPKRLRRVARYLEGECIRIQYSVFIAKSVTKERIYTIADRLNELIDSKEDDVRIYKIKDKGIAMGVAFDLDEIFVIR; from the coding sequence ATGCAAAAAAATGATTATCTTGTTTGCTACGATATAAGCGATCCAAAAAGATTAAGAAGAGTTGCAAGATATTTGGAAGGGGAGTGTATAAGGATCCAGTACTCTGTATTTATTGCAAAAAGTGTGACAAAAGAGAGAATCTATACCATTGCAGATCGATTAAATGAACTTATAGATTCGAAAGAGGATGATGTGAGAATCTATAAAATCAAAGATAAAGGGATAGCAATGGGAGTAGCTTTTGATTTAGATGAAATATTTGTTATTCGATAA
- a CDS encoding type II toxin-antitoxin system PemK/MazF family toxin, translating to MHYCIMKICCAVEVGKVRPAAIVSDTDLNKILDLIIVVALTTNLIDNVEPLHIRITKRDTLKKESDFMVEQIRVVAKDRIYEKIATLTIKEVAKVDYGLKMILGL from the coding sequence TTGCATTATTGCATAATGAAGATTTGCTGCGCTGTTGAAGTAGGAAAAGTACGACCGGCTGCCATTGTTTCTGATACTGATTTAAATAAAATTTTAGATCTTATAATAGTTGTTGCTTTGACTACAAACCTCATCGATAATGTTGAACCTCTTCATATAAGAATAACAAAAAGGGATACTCTCAAAAAAGAAAGCGATTTTATGGTAGAGCAAATACGAGTAGTTGCAAAAGATAGAATATATGAAAAAATAGCTACACTTACAATAAAAGAGGTTGCAAAAGTTGATTATGGCTTAAAAATGATTTTGGGTTTATAA
- the csx2 gene encoding TIGR02221 family CRISPR-associated protein, with translation MKDKILISLLGKGLYQKENKKYDYSLTSYKIEDKIIQSKLVGDALRRLYNPDKIFIVGTVESLWNLADEYIRDYEKVIIPFGKNSEEFWKVFEVLISLDVDNSEIYFDITHGFRSLPLFISTILQFFKNFKNTEIKGVYYGIFEAKEGDITPIVNMLPFIELNQWIESANIFKKYGDGREIAQLISKKVREHKGDEEYHPISTLANKFDIYTKSVGFAAADIYLETIKEIEEKLEKIGNVPNDIKSFSFIIDELKKETKNFDFNLPKWQLYLTISNVLFHKNRYAQALTILRETLHYYIIEELNLLAQGYKIRDIDASIGYILKYQQHFFKKEFIKLVEQIKDLRNLANHAFIGEKGGKKSLKKSIEHLQNYINQANKVLQEAPIRDKSNLKLFLLNELEKKRKYHK, from the coding sequence ATGAAAGACAAAATTCTTATTAGTTTATTGGGGAAAGGGCTATATCAAAAAGAAAACAAAAAATATGATTATAGTTTGACATCCTATAAAATAGAAGACAAGATAATTCAAAGTAAATTGGTCGGTGATGCTTTAAGGAGATTATATAATCCTGATAAAATTTTTATTGTAGGAACTGTAGAATCCTTGTGGAATTTAGCTGATGAATATATAAGAGACTATGAAAAGGTAATTATCCCGTTTGGAAAAAATAGTGAAGAGTTTTGGAAAGTATTTGAAGTTTTAATAAGTTTAGATGTTGATAATAGTGAGATATATTTCGATATTACTCATGGATTTCGCTCCTTGCCTCTTTTTATATCTACTATATTGCAATTTTTTAAAAATTTCAAAAATACTGAAATAAAAGGAGTGTATTACGGTATATTTGAAGCCAAAGAAGGAGATATAACACCTATTGTCAATATGCTTCCATTTATCGAACTGAATCAATGGATAGAGTCTGCAAATATTTTCAAAAAATATGGCGATGGAAGAGAAATAGCTCAATTGATTTCTAAAAAAGTAAGAGAACATAAAGGAGATGAAGAATATCATCCAATCAGTACATTGGCGAATAAATTTGATATCTATACAAAAAGCGTAGGTTTTGCCGCTGCTGATATCTATTTAGAAACAATTAAGGAAATTGAAGAGAAACTAGAAAAAATCGGAAATGTTCCTAATGATATAAAATCGTTTTCATTTATAATCGATGAATTGAAAAAAGAAACTAAAAACTTTGATTTCAATTTACCAAAGTGGCAACTCTATCTCACCATCTCCAATGTTTTGTTTCATAAAAACAGATATGCTCAGGCTCTTACTATTTTACGTGAAACGCTTCATTATTACATTATTGAAGAACTTAATTTATTGGCACAAGGTTATAAAATCCGAGATATTGATGCATCAATAGGATACATATTGAAATATCAACAGCATTTTTTTAAAAAAGAGTTTATCAAGCTTGTTGAACAAATTAAAGATTTGAGGAATTTGGCCAATCACGCATTCATTGGAGAAAAAGGTGGTAAAAAAAGTCTAAAGAAAAGCATTGAACACCTTCAAAATTACATCAATCAAGCAAATAAAGTTTTACAAGAAGCTCCTATTAGAGATAAAAGTAATTTAAAGCTATTTCTTTTAAATGAACTGGAAAAAAAGAGAAAGTATCACAAATGA
- the cas2 gene encoding CRISPR-associated endonuclease Cas2 has product MKSRLYLICYDIADKKRLYRVRKIAYSFAFGGQKSAIESYLSQKELEILAKRLFFRMNSDEDKINIIEIEKNAILLGKAKQLPFDKGTIVL; this is encoded by the coding sequence ATGAAGAGTAGGCTTTATCTTATCTGCTACGATATTGCAGACAAAAAGCGCCTCTATAGAGTACGAAAAATCGCTTACTCTTTTGCTTTTGGTGGGCAAAAGAGTGCGATTGAGAGTTATCTTTCTCAAAAAGAGCTCGAAATTCTAGCAAAAAGGCTGTTTTTTAGAATGAATAGTGATGAAGACAAAATAAACATAATTGAAATTGAAAAAAATGCGATTTTGCTCGGAAAGGCAAAGCAGTTACCTTTTGATAAAGGAACAATAGTATTGTGA
- the cas1 gene encoding CRISPR-associated endonuclease Cas1 → MNRVIIDKSSSLQVKHNILIVDNEIKITLKAIDYLIIYSKVDISLKDIAKLAKNSIAILVVTTNPKEFIHIQKRYIKNAHIKEAQYHALRNRVEIAKYILSVKIKKSYETLHHFKLGFEKNKILKDVKNAKSIEMLLGIEGSLAKEYFKHYFSLFPKILAKGQRSKNPPLDPVNALLSYIYTIFYFEIATWLHFYGFEPLIGYLHTSFRDHMALSSDILEFFRADIDRFVAYQFLDKNIIVNDFTKNKNGVFLTQNGRKKLWPSLKIFIESEESLIKQKIAKMRDIIEKNSSSNQMQK, encoded by the coding sequence GTGAATAGAGTAATTATAGATAAGTCCTCATCTTTGCAGGTCAAGCACAATATTTTGATAGTAGATAATGAAATTAAAATTACTCTTAAAGCTATAGATTATCTTATTATTTATAGCAAAGTGGATATTTCACTTAAAGACATTGCTAAATTAGCAAAAAACAGTATTGCAATATTAGTTGTAACTACCAATCCAAAAGAGTTTATCCATATACAAAAGAGATATATCAAAAATGCCCATATCAAAGAGGCTCAATACCATGCATTAAGAAATAGAGTGGAAATTGCAAAATATATACTTTCAGTAAAGATAAAAAAGTCGTATGAGACGCTGCACCACTTTAAACTTGGTTTTGAAAAAAATAAGATTTTAAAAGATGTAAAAAATGCAAAAAGTATTGAGATGCTTTTAGGTATAGAGGGGAGTTTAGCAAAAGAGTATTTTAAGCACTACTTTTCACTTTTCCCAAAAATATTAGCAAAAGGACAAAGGAGCAAAAATCCACCACTTGATCCTGTAAATGCTCTCCTATCTTATATCTATACTATCTTTTATTTTGAGATAGCTACATGGTTGCATTTTTATGGTTTTGAGCCTCTTATAGGGTATTTGCATACCTCTTTTCGGGATCATATGGCTTTGAGTTCAGATATTTTAGAATTTTTTAGAGCAGATATAGATCGGTTTGTTGCATATCAGTTTCTGGACAAAAATATAATTGTTAATGACTTTACCAAAAATAAAAATGGAGTCTTTCTTACACAAAATGGAAGGAAAAAATTATGGCCAAGTCTCAAAATTTTCATAGAAAGCGAAGAGTCTCTCATCAAACAGAAAATTGCAAAAATGAGAGATATTATCGAAAAAAACTCATCATCAAATCAAATGCAAAAATAG
- the csx20 gene encoding CRISPR-associated protein Csx20, whose product MKKLLLFFSHKLIPEQIKAAKEIGIEEFVYLPPDLQTLFSNVPPDLGSLRNYAKPLVDFLQENTKKGDFALIQGDFGLCCILVNEAKKLGVVPVYATTKRIVKERNIDGKVAKYSEFQFVRFRRYE is encoded by the coding sequence ATGAAAAAATTACTTCTCTTTTTTTCCCACAAACTGATACCTGAGCAGATTAAAGCCGCAAAAGAGATAGGAATAGAAGAGTTTGTCTATCTTCCGCCAGATCTTCAAACGCTTTTTTCTAATGTGCCGCCTGATCTTGGAAGTCTGAGAAATTATGCGAAGCCTCTAGTCGATTTTTTGCAAGAGAATACCAAAAAGGGAGATTTTGCTCTCATTCAAGGAGATTTTGGACTTTGTTGCATTCTTGTAAATGAAGCTAAAAAGCTGGGAGTAGTGCCAGTTTATGCTACCACGAAACGTATTGTAAAAGAAAGAAACATCGATGGTAAAGTTGCAAAATACTCTGAGTTTCAATTCGTGAGATTTAGGAGATATGAGTGA
- a CDS encoding PIN domain-containing protein, giving the protein MIVIDTNIILRYLLQDDTKMFEEVKDIIENQEILILGEVVAEVVYVLKGVYSIDKKEIVNSLQLLFEYPNITLLPKKYYIIDALRLYTIKNLDFVDALLCSMSQDYMIKTFDKKLQKCVVKK; this is encoded by the coding sequence ATGATAGTAATTGATACTAATATTATTTTGCGTTATTTGCTGCAAGATGATACAAAAATGTTTGAAGAGGTGAAGGATATTATCGAAAATCAAGAGATACTAATTTTAGGTGAAGTGGTAGCTGAAGTAGTCTATGTTTTAAAAGGGGTATATAGTATTGATAAAAAAGAGATCGTCAATTCGTTGCAGTTACTTTTTGAATATCCAAATATCACTCTTTTACCAAAGAAGTATTACATTATAGATGCCCTTAGATTATATACAATAAAGAATTTAGATTTTGTGGATGCATTACTTTGCTCAATGTCACAAGATTATATGATTAAAACATTTGATAAAAAACTGCAAAAATGTGTGGTGAAAAAATAA
- a CDS encoding WYL domain-containing protein — MTKSKKLLAFLIYIQKHKKFCTKNLSQILQTSVRNVQRLKTEIEEFFQITFIPTAKGCYALPQKLDLEALLPTKRYFEEYEKFIDILILTNSPFLQYLGFSPDSLMKKDNKIFFLKEPPFEELIATKHLQILKSAIYFKKYVDIVYKSDETYYFNKVKPLKIVFAENNWYLAILSKDPINNGFKFLRINFIQEIMQYSNTFKTPVEVDYFFKNFQSLFTSYNEPFFPVTVKVDAEVARHFKVKKFLKSQKIVQENDDGSLLIEYAINNDNEILLLAKRWLPHMKIISPQYLQKELENLLIKFLSDDN; from the coding sequence GTGACTAAAAGCAAAAAACTTCTAGCGTTTTTGATCTATATCCAAAAACATAAAAAATTTTGTACCAAAAATCTATCACAAATCCTCCAAACTTCTGTGCGCAATGTGCAGAGGCTAAAAACTGAGATTGAAGAGTTTTTTCAAATCACATTTATCCCCACTGCAAAAGGCTGCTATGCACTCCCACAAAAGCTGGATTTAGAAGCTCTTTTGCCCACAAAAAGATATTTTGAAGAGTATGAAAAATTTATAGATATTTTGATTTTAACAAATAGTCCATTTTTGCAATACCTTGGTTTTTCGCCAGATAGTTTAATGAAAAAAGACAATAAAATATTTTTTCTTAAAGAACCTCCGTTTGAAGAGTTAATAGCCACAAAACATTTGCAAATTCTCAAAAGTGCAATCTATTTTAAAAAATATGTTGATATAGTCTATAAATCTGATGAGACGTATTATTTTAATAAAGTAAAACCTCTTAAAATTGTTTTTGCTGAGAATAACTGGTATTTAGCAATTTTGAGCAAAGATCCTATAAATAATGGATTTAAATTTTTAAGAATTAATTTTATTCAAGAAATAATGCAATACTCAAATACATTTAAAACACCAGTAGAGGTGGACTACTTTTTCAAAAACTTCCAATCTCTCTTTACAAGTTATAATGAGCCATTTTTTCCTGTAACTGTAAAAGTTGATGCAGAGGTTGCAAGACATTTCAAGGTAAAAAAATTTTTAAAATCTCAAAAGATTGTGCAAGAAAATGATGATGGTTCATTGCTTATTGAGTATGCAATAAATAATGATAACGAAATACTTCTTTTAGCTAAAAGATGGCTGCCTCATATGAAAATTATCTCTCCACAATATTTACAAAAAGAGTTGGAAAATCTCCTCATAAAGTTTCTTAGCGACGATAATTGA